The following are encoded together in the Phaseolus vulgaris cultivar G19833 chromosome 9, P. vulgaris v2.0, whole genome shotgun sequence genome:
- the LOC137822932 gene encoding uncharacterized protein isoform X2, protein MSAYDSVVGGKLKLKGKALDVKACGIKKMMKRDKRYHNFSQTISGRNMSMDHHEDTTDGVSYSDHLTPAERRFLHQTQKLELQRLAKMASKSHRDRIHEFNQYLANLSEHYDIPKVGPG, encoded by the exons ATGTCAGCGTACGACAGCGTTGTGGGTGGGAAATTGAAGCTGAAGGGAAAAGCATTGGATGTAAAAGCTTGTGGGATTAAAAAGATGATGAAACGAGACAAGAGATACCATAATTTCTCCCAAACTATTTCAG GTAGAAACATGTCAATGGATCACCATGAAGACACCACAGATGGTGTATCATATAGTGATCATCTTACTCCAGCTGAAAGGCGATTTCTCCATCAGACACAGAAACTTGAGCTTCAAAGACTAGCAAAGATGGCGAGCAAGTCTCATCGAGATAGAATTCATGAGTTCAATCAATATTTGGCTAACCTCAGTGAGCATTATGATATTCCCAAAGTAGGGCCTGGTTAA
- the LOC137822932 gene encoding uncharacterized protein isoform X1: MSAYDSVVGGKLKLKGKALDVKACGIKKMMKRDKRYHNFSQTISDMLGRNMSMDHHEDTTDGVSYSDHLTPAERRFLHQTQKLELQRLAKMASKSHRDRIHEFNQYLANLSEHYDIPKVGPG; this comes from the exons ATGTCAGCGTACGACAGCGTTGTGGGTGGGAAATTGAAGCTGAAGGGAAAAGCATTGGATGTAAAAGCTTGTGGGATTAAAAAGATGATGAAACGAGACAAGAGATACCATAATTTCTCCCAAACTATTTCAG ATATGTTAGGTAGAAACATGTCAATGGATCACCATGAAGACACCACAGATGGTGTATCATATAGTGATCATCTTACTCCAGCTGAAAGGCGATTTCTCCATCAGACACAGAAACTTGAGCTTCAAAGACTAGCAAAGATGGCGAGCAAGTCTCATCGAGATAGAATTCATGAGTTCAATCAATATTTGGCTAACCTCAGTGAGCATTATGATATTCCCAAAGTAGGGCCTGGTTAA
- the LOC137822933 gene encoding fasciclin-like arabinogalactan protein 3 codes for MGFGSSSLLSMALLLVLCSTIQAMDVLKVLSGPEYALFSKALTEANLVDKINSLNVVTVFPLSNPAMGSLAGKSPEALKATLMTHVLPGYYDEKKLVECIGSQTSIETLYQSSGLAQGNQGFIKVQLINEGEVVIGSAAQAPGTVYDAGMVQFIVKEPEVISAIELTKPIVVPGIDNLYDNVKLPLAALTDAMSPSALAPAPAPASSDASRLCMGLLAAASASAALILVL; via the coding sequence atggGTTTCGGAAGctcttctcttctctccatGGCTCTTCTTCTCGTCCTCTGCTCAACCATCCAAGCGATGGACGTGCTGAAGGTGCTCAGCGGACCCGAGTACGCGCTCTTCAGCAAAGCCCTAACAGAAGCCAATCTGGTTGACAAAATTAACTCCCTTAACGTCGTCACCGTCTTCCCCCTCTCCAACCCCGCCATGGGTAGCCTCGCCGGAAAGTCACCCGAAGCACTCAAGGCCACCCTCATGACGCACGTTCTTCCCGGCTACTACGACGAGAAGAAGCTTGTGGAATGCATAGGAAGCCAAACTTCAATCGAGACTCTCTACCAATCCTCCGGCCTTGCCCAGGGCAACCAGGGATTCATCAAAGTCCAGCTCATCAACGAAGGCGAGGTCGTCATAGGATCCGCCGCCCAAGCTCCCGGCACAGTCTACGATGCCGGCATGGTGCAGTTCATCGTCAAAGAACCCGAAGTGATTTCGGCTATTGAGCTCACCAAGCCCATTGTCGTACCTGGAATTGATAATTTGTACGACAACGTTAAGCTTCCTCTTGCCGCGTTGACCGATGCAATGTCTCCTTCGGCTTTGGCTCCCGCTCCCGCTCCCGCCAGCAGCGACGCTTCACGCCTCTGCATGGGGCTTCTCGCTGCAGCTTCCGCTTCCGCAGCTCTCATCCTTGTCCTCTAA